The DNA segment ACAATTACTCATCAATCCTTTCCAAAGCATCTTTCAACTTCTCTTTTTCGTTTGGAAACCAACCCTGAACAATTAAAGCGATTCCAAAAATCATCAAAACAATACTTATTATTTTCTTTATTTTAAGAATATTGGTTGGTGTCATTTTTGTTTTCAACTGCTTGGCCAATACAATTTTGATGCAATCAACCAGTAAATAAGAGAGAATTACGGTCGTGAAAAAAGTCAACATTCGGGAGTTTTGCATTTCTAATTTTGGTCCCACCGAAATAATTACGGCCAACCAAAATCCCAATACTCCAATGTTGATAATGTTCAGGAAAAAACCTTTTATAAATAGACCCAAGTAATCTTTCCTGATGATTTCGTTGTCAATTTTTTTGGTATCAATCTTCCTTTCTTTGTGTAATCCTATATACGAAATGACGCCATAAGCCAGCATCAATATCCCGCCAAACATAAACAGCGCCGAGTTATCTTTTAAACTGGTTATCAATCTATAACTTCCCAAATAGGCAATGGTTATAAAAAGAATATCACCTAAAACAACTCCCAAATCAAATACCAATGCAGCCCTAAATCCTTTTATAATACTGGTTTCCAATAATATAAAAAAAACAGGGCCAATCATAAAACTTAAAAAAATTCCCCAAGGAATTCCAGATAAAATATCATTTAACATTAAAAAAAACTTTAAAAATTTGATGTATTTATTGAATTATAAAAAATTCCCCGAAAGAAATTTTCGGGGAATTTAGTTATTTTTCAGTTATTTTTCCACCTGCAAGAGCCTGTTGTTTTATTTGTTTTGGTTTGCCGTAAATGGTTATGGAACCGCCGGCATTTACTTTGGCATCGACAAGAGTTGTGGCGTTTATTTCGGCATTTCCTCCCGCAGAAATATTGATTGTGGTTTGCGAAGTTACCAAATCTTTGGCTTTTAAAATACCTCCTGAATGGATGGAAACCTTTTGAGTGACCGCTTTACCCATTAAACTAATTATTCCGCCTGAATAAGCCTTAATTGATGCGTTTTCAACGTCAAGATCGGCTTCTATGTGAGCGCCTTCTTGGGTAGATAAATCCATTGAAATTTGTTTGAAAATAGTATTGCAATATATATTGCTTCCTTCGTTGGCATCTATGCTTTCTAGTTTTTTGAAGTATAAAGTTACTTTCAGGTCTTTATTGTCTTCTAATATTTTGGTTAAATAAATCCTGATTTTTAACAAGCCATTTTTATTTACTGTTTCGACGTTGCTTTGGTTTGTTCCGTTAATCTCTATTTTATTTTCATTAGAGGGAACTAAAGTTACATTCAATTGGTCAAACACTTTTAACTCGTCAAAATCAGCCAATTTAATTGATGTTTGACCAAAATTTAATTGTGTTGCCAACACGAATAGCATTAAAATTATCTTTTTCATTTTTTTTAAAATTTAATCGTTTCTTCTTATAAAATTAAAATCCAATTGTTTTTTAACCAAATCGGCATTTTTAACTTTAACGTAAATCTCGTCTCCTAATTGCAACAAAGCTTTTGTGGTGGCACCAACCAAGGCATATTGTTTTTCGTCGAAAGTGTAATAATCGTCTTTTATTTCACGAATTCGAACCATTCCTTCACATTTATTTTCGATAATTTCAACGAAAATTCCCCATTCGGTAACACCAGAAATTACGCCCAAGAATTCTTGATCGTTGTGATTCTGCATGTATTTTACCTGCATATATTTGATGGAATCACGCTCGGCATTGGATGCCAAACCTTCCATGGTGGAAGAATGCAAACATTTTGCTTCGTATTTTTCTTCATCTACAGATTTTCCTCCGTCTAGATAATGTTGTAATAATCGATGTACCATAACATCAGGATAACGACGAATTGGCGAAGTAAAATGGCTGTAATAATCAAAAGCCAATCCATAATGTCCAATATTGTCCGTGGAATATTTGGCTTTGCTCATTGTTCTAATAGCCAATGTGTCAATTAAATTCTGCTCTTTTTTTCCATTAACATCGGCCATTAATTGATTCAATGATTTTGAAATATCACCTTTATTCCTAAAATCTATTTTGTAACCGAATTTTGCAATCACGGTTTGCATAGCTATTAATTTGTCTTCATTCGGTTCGTCGTGAATACGATAAATGAAGGTTTTCTTTTGTTTTCCAATGTATTCCGCCACTTTTCTATTGGCCAAAAGCATGAATTCTTCAATCAAATGATTGGCATCTTTTGAAATCTTGAAATAAACGCCTTCCGGTTCGCCTTCGTTGTCCAAATTGAATTTTACTTCCACTTTGTCGAATGAAATAGCGCCATCATTCATTCTATTTCTACGTAAAATCTTGGCTAATTTGTCTAGTTTTAAAGTTGCAGCAACAATTTCTTTTGAAACTTGGTGGGATTTTCCTGTGATTGATATTTCATCTGGAATGATATCGCCCTGGGTTTCTATGATATGTTGGGTTTCTTCATACGAAAATCGTTGATCCGAAAAAATCACCGTTCTTCCAAACCATTGATTAACCACTTGTGATTTTTCGGTGATTTCGAATATGGCCGAGAATGTATATTTTTCTTCTCTTGGTCTCAACGAACAAGCAAAATTTGACAAAACTTCTGGCAACATTGGCACTACTCTATCCACTAAATATACCGAAGTGGCGCGTTGATATGCTTCTTCATCCAGAATGGTTCCTTCTTGAAGATAGTAGGAAACGTCGGCAATATGAACTCCAATTTCGTAATTTCCATTCTCCAATTTTTTGAAAGAAAGGGCATCATCAAAATCTTTGGCATCTTTTGGATCGATCGTAAACGTCAATGTATCGCGCATATCGCGACGATTTGCAATTTCGCTGTCATTTATCGTCGTGTCAATTTTTTGGGCATAAACCTCTACTTCTACCGGAAATTCGGCCGGTAAACCATATTCAGCCAAGATGGCGTGAATTTCGGTATCGTGTTCTCCAGGTTTACCTAAAACTTTTATTACGGTTCCAAATGGACTATCGGCTCTTTTGGGCCAATCTTCGATATGAACTAAAACGACATCGCCTTGTTCGGCATCACCTAATTTGTCTTTTGGAATAAAAATATCGGTGTACATTTTGGGATTGGCAGTCGAAACAAAAGCAAAATTCTTCTGGATATCAATTACACCCACAAAATCAGTTTTGGCTCTTTCGACTACTTCAATTACTTCACCTTCAGGTCTTCTACCTTTTCGACGGTTGTAAACATAAACTTTTACAGTGTCTTTGTCTAAAGCCCGGTTTAAATTATTGGTCGGTATAAAGACATCTTCTTCCAATTCAGGACAAACAAAATAAGCGGTTTTTCTTCCCGTCATATCGATTGTTCCTTCGTAATAATCTTGGCTAATAGCTTTGACTAAATATTTTCCTGGTTCGGTTTCGATTATCTTTTTTGAGGAAGCTAGAATCTTTAAATCTCGAATGATTTCGTTTCTGCTTTTGGTATCATCTTTTTCTAAAATAGCGGCTATTTGCTTGTAGTTAAATGCTTTATTCGCATTTTGAGCTAGTATTTTTAAAATATTTTCAGAGAAATCTTTCTCTTTTTTTACTGGTTTTTTCAGTTTTTTACTCATATAATCTTTTCTTAAAGGCTTAAAATTACAAAATTGTATTCAGTAATCCTTTAATAACTATAATAAAACAAAAAAGGTCTGCAAAATGCAAACCTTTTTATGTTAGAAAACAAAATTTATTAATTTAGGATAACTTTTTGAGTTACTTTTTTATCTTTATTAAAAACCGTTACAAAATAAACTCCTTTTTTAAAATTTTCTACATTGATAGTAATTAGGGTAGCTTCTATTTTTTTAGATAAAATTGTTTTTCCTAAAACATCAGATATTTTTAATTGTGCATCAGAACTTATTTCATCTAACTGAATATTTAAAACACTCGCAGTTGGATTTGGATAAATAGTAAATTTTTCAATTTTTTTAGTATCGTTTACTCCCAAATTACTAATAATAATTTTTCTAATTTTATTATTTGAGCTATCTGCTATATATATACTACCATCAACACTAATACTAATACCCCAAGGACGACTAAATTTTGCTACAGTACCTGTTCCATCAATATAACCAGATGTGGAACCGGCAAAAGTAGTCACAACTCCTGCTGAAGTAATTTTTCTAATCCTGTTATTTCCATAATCTCCAACATAAAAATTTCCAGTAGCATCAATACAAATACCATAAGGAGCATAAAATTTTGCTGCAGTTCCTGTACCATCTGCAAAACCTAAAGAAGAACCAGCAAAAGTAGTTACAACACCTGCAGATGTAATTTTTCTGATTTTATTATTACCTGTGTCAGCAACATAAACATTACCATTACTATCTGTACAAATAGCTCCAGGTTGTGAAAATCTAGCTGATGTGCCTGTACCATCTGCATAACCATCTGTAGAACCTGCTAAAGTACTTACAATTCCTGCCGAAGTAACTAATCGTATTTTATGATTTTGACTGTCAGCAACATAAATATTATTATTAGAGTCAATGCAAATACCACCTAGGTTATAAAATCGCGCTTCCGTTGCAGTTCCATCTACATAACCTGATAAATGTGCACCGACAAAAGTAGTTACTACTCCCGCCGGGGTAATTTTTCTGATTTTAGTATTATCAGACACATAAATATTATCATTTTTATCAATACAAATTCCATAAACCAAACCAAATCTAGCAGCAGTTCCTGTAGCATCAACATAACCTGAAGTAGAACCTGCAAAAGTAGTCACAGCTCCAGATGGAGTAATTTTTCTTATTGAAAAATTATCCGAATCTGCGACAAAAACATTACCATTTGAATCGGTACAAACACCAAGTGGATTTGAAAATTGAGCAGCAGCTCCTGTTCCATCGGTAAAACCAGAAGTAGAACCGGCTAAAGTACTTATATTCTGGGCTTGAATATAACTAAAACAAAATACTGCTATTAATAATAGATAATTTTTCTTCATTTTAATAATTTATATAAGTTAATTTTTAATTAATGGGTTCAAATTTAAACATATAATGCATACTTAATAAACTTTTTAAAAAATATTCTTATTAATTTATGAAAATATATCTTTCGTATCTTTACAAAAAAACGCATAATGGAAAGTTTTCAAACGATAGCTATTTTTAATTTTCCGCATGAAATTGTGGTACTTAGACATATTCTGGATCAGGAAGAAATACGTTTTTTTTTCGAAAACGAATACATCATATCAATTGATCCTTTTGCAAGTTTTGCATACGGCGGAATCAAACTCAAAATTCATCCCAACGATTTTGAAAAGGTTCAAAGGATTTTGGATGAATTAAATAATAATTTGAAAATCGTTTAAAATTTCAAAGTTGTCAACATATATTTAAAATAACAAAAAGAAAAAGGAAATTAAATTAATTTTTTAATGGTTATTATAGTGTGTTAATAGTTGCAATAACTTTATTTTTAAAAGGCTTATTTTGTAGTTATGTGTTATTATGTTGACTTATTAACATAGTTATGGCAAACTAAATCATTCATTTTAAAGACATTTTAAAAAGCTGTCAACAGTTGTTGATAATTGAATATTTATGAAATTTGTAAATAAGTTGTTTTTAAAATTTTGTTAACAATAACGTTTTTTCTATCAATAACTTTTCTAAAAATTGACCAAACTAAATTAGGTTTTTCCATCTCGGTTTTGGATTACGATTTTATTTCACACCAACAAGAAATAGTTCTAATTTTCTATCCAAAGTTATAAACATTTAATGTTAATTTAAGGTTAACTGATTATCAACGATTTAAGAAACACTATTAACATTACAAAAATTTAACATTTAAATTACTCAGGAAACTTTTTTTTTTGTGAATTACTGGTAATGTTCTTCTTCATTAAAACACAGTCTATTAATACTATGACTGTTATATATTTAAAGGAATATATTAAAAAAATAAGCAATTCTTTCCCTAAATTTGCCGAACAAAATTCAATTTATTATGAAAATCTCCATAGGAAACGACCACGCAGGACCGGAATATAAAAAAGCCATTGTTCAATATTTAGAATCAAAAGGACACCAAGTAACTAATTATGGAACCGATACAGATGCTTCTGTTGATTATCCTGATTTTGGTCATCCCGTTGCGACAGATGTTTCTGAAGGAAAAGCTGATTTTGGAATCGTGATTTGCGGAAGCGGAAACGGAATTGCCATGACGGTAAATAAATATCCAAAAGTTAGAGCAGGACTTTGTTGGATGAAAGAAATCGCCATCTTGACGCGTCAACACAACAATGCCAATATTATAAGTATTCCAGCTCGTTACACTTCAATTCCTCAAGTCATAGAAATGGTGGATGCTTTCTTGAACACCGAATTCGAAGGAGGAAGACATCAAACTAGAGTAGATAAAATTAGCTGTTAATATATTTTGGAACACCATCACGGCCATAATCACGGCCACCACCATCATCAAGTAGAAGGTAAAAACTTGCTATTTTCGATTATTTTAAATATTGTTATTACGGTAGCGCAGGTTATTGGCGGAATTCTTTCGGGAAGTTTGGCTTTGCTATCAGATGCATTACACAATTTTTCCGATGTTCTTTCTCTGGTTTTTAGTTTTGTTGCTAATAAATTGGCCAAAAAAGAAGCGTCTGTCAATCAAACTTTTGGTTATAAAAGAGCCGAACTTATTGCCGCTTTTGTCAATGCAATGACTTTGATCATTGTGGCTTTGTTTTTGGTTTATGGCGCCATCGAACGGTTTTTCAATCCTCAAGAAATAAAGTCTGGGTTGGTAATTTGGCTTTCTATTTTAGGAATTCTTGCCAATGGTTTGTCGGTACTGTTATTAAAAAACGATGCCGATAAAAACTTGAACATGAAATCGGCTTATTTGCATTTGTTTACCGATATGTTGGCTTCGGTAGCCGTTTTGGTTGGCGGATTGTTGATGAAATATTTTCAATGGTTTTGGGTTGACAGCTTATTGACATTGCTTATTGCCATCTATTTGCTAATAGTTGGATTTAATTTATTAAAAGAATCCACCCAAATGTTGATGCTTTTTACGCCAACGCATATCGACATCAAAGAAATTATTAGCGAAGTACATAAAATAGAAGGTGCGGATAAATTGCACCACATTCACGTTTGGTATCTCAACGAGGAAGAATTGCATCTCGAAGCGCATCTCGATTGCTCCGAAGACATAAAAATGTCTGAATTCAACGAAATACTGCATAAAATCGAGCACATTTTATTCGATAAATTTCAAATCAATCACATCAATATTCAACCGGAATACAATAGGGAAGAAGTTTCCAAGGATTTTATTGTTCAGGATTAGATTTTATAAAAATCGGGTGCTTTGCACCAAAAATGGTATAAGCCCGGTCGAAAAACCGGGTTTTTTTGTATTCATTCGATTAACGTTTTTTTTATTTGAATTGGCAAAGCTGTTTAAAGTAGGATTACTTAGGTTTTCTAGTTTTAGAAATCCTGCTAAAAAAAATAATTCATGACACAACGAATAAAGTAAGAATTATTTTTATTTTTACCTCAAATTAATATCGAATGAAAAAATATCTTGTATTGTTTTTGTTTTCTTTTCAATTGTATTCCCAGGAAAAATCAAAAATAGTTTACAGCAACGAAACAGTAGTCATTAATTCCGGCAAAACTTTGGAAATAGAAACTTTTACAAATGAAAGCAGGGCTATTTCCAAAAGCAAAAACACCGAGGAATATTCTATTCGAATTCCATTTGACAGTTTTAGCGAAATTTCAAACATAAAAGGATCGACTTATGTCGCCAAAACGGATAAAAAAGTGGATTTGAGTTCTTATTCCATAGGAACGTTCGATGCCGAATATGAGAACATTTACAAGAGCGACAACAAATACAAATACTTTGTGATGCCAAAGGTGGAGGACAATTCCACAATTGAATTCTCGTATAAAAGCAAACTCAAAGAACCTCGTTTTTTATCCAGCTTTCGGTTTCAAAATCCCATAAAAACAGAAACTGCAAAACTCCAAATTAGATGCCAATCCTCCACGGAAATTGGATACAAGTTATTCGGAAATCACCAAGACAAAATAGTTTTCACGAAAACTAGGGAAGGAAATCTGGACGTTTACACCTGGGAAGCCAAAGACATTCCCGAATTTGAAGGAGAAGAAAATATGCCGAGCTCTCTCTATTTTATGCCACACCTTATTTACTACATCAAAAGTTATGAAATAGCGGGCAAAAAAGAGGAATTGTTGGGAACGCCTGAAAAATTGTACCAATGGTATTATTCGCTCGTAAAAGACATCAACAAAACCGATCAAACGGCATTGAAAGACAAAACGTTGGAGTTGATAAAAGATAAAAAAACCGACTTTGAAAAAGCAAAGGCAATTTACCAATGGGTGCAGCAAAATGTACATTATGTGGCTTTTGAAGACGGAATGGGAGGTTTTGTTCCCAGGGAAGCTTCGGATATTTTTCAAAAATTATATGGAGATTGCAAGGATATGGCCAATCTTTTGAACCAAATGTTGCTATATGCCCAGTTGGACTCCCATCTCACTTGGATTGGAACTCGCCACAAGCCTTATACTTACGAAGATGTACCAACACCACAAGTGGACAACCACATGATTACCAATGTTGTTATTGACGGTAAAAGTTATTTCTTGGATGCCACCGATAAGTTTTGCCCGTTTTTGTTTCCTTCGGCTTTTATTCAAGGCAAAGAAGCTTTGATAGGCAAAAACGAAAAGGATTTTAAAATTGAAGTCGTTCCAGAAGTAGATTTCAAAAAGAATGCAACCACTATCGTAATGAAATTGAATCTCGAAAACAATCAAATTGTGGGAGAGGCAACGGCAACGGTTTCCGGATTGCCGAAAAGTTATTTGTTAAATACTCTTTCCGCCTACAACCAAAAAGGGAATGAAATTTGGAAAAACATCCTTACGGAAAACAACCAAAAAATCCAGTTGGAGATTCAAGAATTGCAAAAAAACGACTATCAAGAACTGCCTTCAAAGGCAAATTTCAAATTGAAATTGGAAAATGGCGTCAAAGATGTCAATGGCAAATTGTTGTTGAAACCACTGTTGCTTTTCCCTTTAAAAGAAAGCTTGATTGACACAGAAAAGAGGAAATATGCTATCGAAAATGACTTTGCCCATTTTTACGAAATTAAATACGAATATCAATTGCCCATAGATTATAAAGTGGAATTTTTGCCCGAAAATGCCAAAATGGAAAACGAACTGGGAAGTTTCGACATTCAATACAAAGTTCTGGACAAAACGATTATAGTAACCCAAAAAATAGAATCGAAAAAATTACTGTTGGAAACCAAAGATTTTACCCTTTGGAATTCATTCATAAAAACCTTGACCAAACAATACAACCAATCCATAATTCTGTCCAAATAATGAAAAAAATCGCCCTGATTCTCGTCATTTTATTGTCGTTTCAAAGTTATTCCCAAGAAATAAAAAGTTATACCTGGGACGAAAAACCAACCTTCAAAGAGATTCCTGAAGAATACAAAAACCAACCCGCAGTGGTTTTGTTAGACAAACGTTGGATTCACACACGAGTAGGAGGTTATGCCTTCGCAACTTTTGGAATGAACCACTTTGCCATAAAAATCAACAAAGCCGAAGAAATCAATAAATACAACAAAATCAAAGCCCAAGACAACGGATATATTAGAGACGTTCGTGATTTTCACGCTAGAGTTATAAAACCTAATGGCGAAATAAAAATATTGCCGCAAGAAAAAATTATCGAAACAACGGAGGATAAAGTAAAATCGATTGTTTTTGAAGGAGTAGAAGCAGGAGATATTTTGGAGTATTATTTTATCATAAAAGAAAACCCAATGTCCTATGGCGTTGAAGTTTTCCAGAAAGAAATTCCAGTATTATTTGCCGAATTTACGCACACTCAAGAAGGAGTAAAATTTGAAACTTTTGCCTCGTCGGAGTTTCAAAAAAGTGGTTCCAACAGTAAAACCATATTAACTGCAAGCAATATTCCGCCTTATAAAGAAGAACAGAATGCTCGAAACATAAAGAATTTAGTCAAGTTAATTTATATGGTCTCGACTTCAGGAATGGATATTTATAATTGGAGTACTTTTTTACCAAAATATCTTTCTAAGCCGTCTTTTCAATATTTTAAGAAAAACCAAGCGAGAGAATTTATCCAAAATTTAAATATTGGAACCGAATCAACAGAGGAAAAATTAATCAAAATCGATGAATACATAAAAACTAATTTCGATTTTATTGGCAAAGGAGAAACCGCCCAAAAAGTCACTAATTTAAACAGCGGAAAACAAAAATTAACTGGTGGTGATGTTTTCGACTTGTATGGATTTACACTCAAAGAATTAAAAATTCCTTATAAAGTGGTAGTTGGAATGTCGCGTTTCAATGGAGAGGTTGATACAGAAAAATTTGTTGTACCGCTTTCTCACGAATTTATGTATTACATTATTGAAACTGAAAAATTCTTTTCCCCTTATGAGAAATATTTGTGTTATGGTTATCCAATGTATGAAGTGCAAGGTTCAAAAGGCAGAACATATTACCCTGCCATTAAAGAGAATTATGAAATAACATTTCCAATTGCTCCGGCTGAATTTACAGTAAACGAATCGCAAAGCACCGTTTCGCTTTCAGAAGATTTGGCCACGGCAACCATCGATAAAACGTATTCACATACAGGATATGACGGTCAGTTGTACAGGAATTGGGTGAAATACATCAAAGAAAACGAAGACGAGAAAAAACTCGCGGAATACATCCAGAAAAGGATGTTTGGAGATGATTTTGATGTAAAAATAAGCAACTATGAAATCGAAAACCAAGAGTTCAAATACAATTATACCAACACGCCATATACCATAAAAGTAAAGGCTGAAGCCAAAGAATCCTTAACCGAAAATGCCGGAAATCTGGTGCTGGTAAACCTCGGAAAAATGATTGGGAAACAAGCCAATTTATACCAAGAAACAGAAAGAAAATGGGATGTGGATTTAAATTATGCCAAAACATTCAAACACAAAATAATTTTTGACATTCCAAAAGGGTACGAGGTCGAAAGTTTCAAAGATTTGGTAATTGACAAGAAAATGGGCGGAGACGAAAGCAAAAATTGTTCTTTCAAATCCACCGCAAAAGTCGAAGGGAATCAATTGATTGTAGAGGTTTTCGAGATTTATAAATCCATAAATTACCCAAAAGAAACCTATCAGGAATATAGAAACGTAATCAACGCTTCTTCGGATTTTACCAAAGCATCGGTGGTGTTGAGACCGAAGAAATAAGTCACTAGATATTTTATGGCACATTAACAAAAATGGCGGGATTTTACCAGAATCTCGTCATTTTTACTTGTATAAATAAAACCAGCCTATCAAAATTTGCACAATTACAATCAGCCAAAATTTTAAAAGATAGCTTTTTTTGGCTGTTTTATGTCTAAAAATAAGCATTCCTAATCCCGAACCAATCGTTCCTCCAAAGAGAACAAAAGTTAACAAGATCCGCTCCGAAATTCTTTGTTTCTGGGTTTTTGCCAAATGTTTGTCATACCCTATTAGTATAAAAGCGATTCCATTTAAAATCAAAAAATAGTAGAATAAAATATCCATTTCACGCAAATTAAGTTTCAAAGATATTATTTTAGTTCAAAGAAAATAATTTAGTAAATAATGCGAGATTTTGAGATAATCTCGCATTATTTACTAAATTAGCCAAAAAAACTTTTATGATGGAGTCGCCACCAGCATTTAAATATGATGAACAAGTTTATGCTTTGTTTACTAAATTACGTGATAATGGAGAGTTGAAGGAAATAAATGATGCGTATTTATATTGGGATAAAATAAAATATAGAGCCAAGATTGCTAGTCCTCAAGAATATTGGAACGCCATAAAAATTGGAAGAGCCATAAATGCTCAAACAATAAATTTTGGAAACACAGAATTTCAGTTTGTTACAACCGATTATATCCAACAGTTACTGCATTATTGTGATTTGAATATTGGAGGTAATCTAGGAAGTAATGTAGGAATTGCCGAGACTGATAAAACAAAGTTTATGATAAGCTCTATTATGGAAGAAGCGATTTCGAGTAGTCAGATGGAAGGCGCCAACACAACTCGAAAAAAAGCAAAAGAAATGATTCAGAAAGAGTTGAAGCCTAAAAGTAAGTCTGAACAAATGATTATGAATAATTTTGTTACAATGAAACATATTGTGCAACATAAATCAGATGATTTAACTCCAGAAAAGCTACTATATATTCATAATTTGATTTCATATAACACGTTAGAAAACAAACAAGAAGAAGGGGTTTTTAGAGAAAATGACGATGTTTATGTTGTAAATTATTCTAATAGTGAAGTAGTTCATACTCCACCAAATCATCAAGAAATAGAAGGTTTGATTAATGAATTATGTGATTTTTTTAATAATGAACAAAAAGTATTCATACATCCAATCATAAAAGGAATTATAATCCATTTTATGATTGGGTGGATTCATCCATTTAGTGATGGAAATGGTCGAACAGCTAGAGTTCTTTTTTATTGGTATATGCTAAAAAAAGGCTATTGGTTAACAGAATATCTTACCATTTCAACGATTATTAAAGACACAAAAAATCAATATGAGAAAGCATTTTTATACACCGAAATAGATCAAAATGATGTAACCTATTTTATTACCTATCATTTAAAAACTATGGAAAAAGCTTTCATTAGTTTGAAAGAATACATT comes from the Flavobacterium limnophilum genome and includes:
- a CDS encoding DUF3857 domain-containing protein — its product is MKKIALILVILLSFQSYSQEIKSYTWDEKPTFKEIPEEYKNQPAVVLLDKRWIHTRVGGYAFATFGMNHFAIKINKAEEINKYNKIKAQDNGYIRDVRDFHARVIKPNGEIKILPQEKIIETTEDKVKSIVFEGVEAGDILEYYFIIKENPMSYGVEVFQKEIPVLFAEFTHTQEGVKFETFASSEFQKSGSNSKTILTASNIPPYKEEQNARNIKNLVKLIYMVSTSGMDIYNWSTFLPKYLSKPSFQYFKKNQAREFIQNLNIGTESTEEKLIKIDEYIKTNFDFIGKGETAQKVTNLNSGKQKLTGGDVFDLYGFTLKELKIPYKVVVGMSRFNGEVDTEKFVVPLSHEFMYYIIETEKFFSPYEKYLCYGYPMYEVQGSKGRTYYPAIKENYEITFPIAPAEFTVNESQSTVSLSEDLATATIDKTYSHTGYDGQLYRNWVKYIKENEDEKKLAEYIQKRMFGDDFDVKISNYEIENQEFKYNYTNTPYTIKVKAEAKESLTENAGNLVLVNLGKMIGKQANLYQETERKWDVDLNYAKTFKHKIIFDIPKGYEVESFKDLVIDKKMGGDESKNCSFKSTAKVEGNQLIVEVFEIYKSINYPKETYQEYRNVINASSDFTKASVVLRPKK
- a CDS encoding DUF1294 domain-containing protein, with amino-acid sequence MDILFYYFLILNGIAFILIGYDKHLAKTQKQRISERILLTFVLFGGTIGSGLGMLIFRHKTAKKSYLLKFWLIVIVQILIGWFYLYK
- a CDS encoding Fic family protein, producing MMESPPAFKYDEQVYALFTKLRDNGELKEINDAYLYWDKIKYRAKIASPQEYWNAIKIGRAINAQTINFGNTEFQFVTTDYIQQLLHYCDLNIGGNLGSNVGIAETDKTKFMISSIMEEAISSSQMEGANTTRKKAKEMIQKELKPKSKSEQMIMNNFVTMKHIVQHKSDDLTPEKLLYIHNLISYNTLENKQEEGVFRENDDVYVVNYSNSEVVHTPPNHQEIEGLINELCDFFNNEQKVFIHPIIKGIIIHFMIGWIHPFSDGNGRTARVLFYWYMLKKGYWLTEYLTISTIIKDTKNQYEKAFLYTEIDQNDVTYFITYHLKTMEKAFISLKEYIGRKQKEVVQAAKFIKIPNVNDRQAQILKILNEDPDRVFSSKEIENRFSVSNFTARMDLNNLESLGFLEKIQVNKIKHNFIRSKNFNKIIKSYKL